One Penicillium oxalicum strain HP7-1 chromosome III, whole genome shotgun sequence genomic region harbors:
- a CDS encoding Norsolorinic acid reductase B produces MSFPAAPPPKSRLGRYRMLAPSAGVMVSPLCLGAMNFGEGWKERLGECDKETSFKILDTFYENGGNFIDTANNYQNEDSEAWLGEWMEKRGVRDQIVLATKYTSGYRTHKRDEIQANFVGNNTKSMRLSVDASLKKMRTDYIDLLYVHWWDFGSSIEEVMTSLNQLVVAGKVLYLGVSDTPAWIVSRANQYARDHGMRPFSIYQGQWNAAKRDFEREILPMCAAEGMGLCPWGAIGGGAFKTEAQREEIAKNGNQGRQIEPREVDVKVSKVLETIANRHNTAVTSVALAYVMSKAPHVHPIVGGRKVEHLLGNIEALGLDLKDDDIKEIEGAYEFDHGFPTTFLFRGESKEVHPGNVTFKTNAAKFDYVEPVRAIKPKSLDA; encoded by the exons ATGTCTTTCCCCGCAGCTCCTCCGCCAAAATCTCGCCTCGGTCGCTACCGTATGCTGGCCCCCAGTGCGGGGGTCATGGTAAGCCCGCTTTGCTTGGGAGCGATGAACTTTGGTGAAGGATG GAAAGAGAGACTAGGTGAATGCGACAAGGAGACCTCGTTCAAGATTTTGGACACGTTTTATGAGAATGGTGGCAACTTTATCGACAC GGCAAACAACTACCAAAACGAAGACTCTGAGGCTTGGCTTGGCGAATGGATGGAAAAGCGTGGGGTGAGAGATCAGATTGTCTTGGCCACCAAGTATACCTCGGGTTATCGTACGCACAAGAGAGATGAGATTCAGGCGAACTTTGTGGGTAACAACACCAAGAGTATGCGCCTGTCTGTCGACGCCAgcctgaagaagatgcgCACTGATTACATTGACCTG CTGTATGTCCACTGGTGGGACTTTGGAAGTTCCATTGAGGAGGTGATGACCTCTCTCAACCAATTGGTCGTCGCAGGCAAGGTTTTGTATCTCGGTGTCAGTGACACTCCAGCTTGGATTGTCAGCCGTGCCAATCAAT ATGCTCGCGATCATGGTATGCGCCCGTTCTCTATCTACCAAGGCCAGTGGAATGCCGCCAAACGGGACTTCGAACGTGAAATTCTCCCCATGTGCGCCGCCGAAGGCATGGGACTCTGCCCATGGGGCGCCATTGGAGGTGGTGCTTTCAAGACTGAGGCCCAGCGCGAAGAGATCGCGAAGAACGGTAACCAGGGCCGGCAGATAGAGCCACGCGAGGTCGATGTGAAGGTTTCCAAGGTCCTGGAGACCATTGCCAACCGCCACAACACAGCAGTCACCAGTGTCGCCCTGGCGTATGTTATGAGTAAGGCTCCTCACGTTCACCCAATCGTCGGCGGACGAAAAGTCGAGCATCTTCTAGGCAACATCGAAGCTTTGGGATTGGATTTGAAGGACGATGATATCAAAGAGATCGAAGGAGCGTATGAATTTGATCATGGGTTCCCGACAACCTTTTTGTTCCGTGGGGAGAGCAAGGAGGTCCATCCCGGCAATGTCACGTTCAAGACCAATGCGGCGAAGTTTGACTACGTCGAACCTGTGCGAGCTATCAAGCCCAAGAGCCTGGATGCGTAA
- a CDS encoding Serine/threonine-protein kinase svkA: MAGPIDPETIYTKQACIGGGSFGRVYKGVDLRTGESVAIKIIDVENAEDEVDDIIQEIAILSELQSPYVTKYHGSFLKGSYLWIVMEYCSGGSCHDLLRPGAIHEEYIAIILRELLKGLDYLHSDHKLHRDIKAANVLLSASGQVKLADFGVSGQLSATMTKKNTFVGTPFWMAPEVIKQSGYDYKADIWSLGITAIELACGDPPYADIHPMKVLFLIPKNPPPKLNGEFSRPFKQFVELCLRRDPKERPSAKELLEHPFIKRAKRTTYLTELIERAERWQATRRDVDDDQEYLDDYEEPAQQRPDENEDLWDFGTVRPVGRAANLPLKSLKEAETNSRAQDADDWDLGGNPTKSGPSTPQPKRTTNLAINLSPSKLPLPPSAPSSPSKNTHFTQQATSPQPPRNAQSPVKSAHLEEAAPSRAHHGQSNQSNVGYLKNPVTSKPSPTAAGMRAARPTNPLSTAASEPPRSPTSQVKKKPSIQQRPLPDTPPSPALTRHSSHTNVQRPMDGPSSPKPATGGLKSKLAAARTDERSPRKQNPSQAQDRARQPSHTTQLAMENEQPTAYGSVIIPALRAAMNRRGRQLARLEPGRNRNDRDINSDEVQEWERSVQIHRGMEQMADNIAQSFANIHLWDMEAPVSMGGGVDDVLDVFLEEVLVRLQPNTL, from the exons ATGGCTGGCCCTATTGATCCCGAAACAATTTACACCAAACAAGCCTGCATTG GTGGTGGAAGTTTTGGGCGAGTCTACAAAGG TGTCGACCTTCGTACGGGAGAGTCCGTTGCAATCAAGATCATCGATGTCGAAAATGCCGAGGACGAGGTGGATGACATTATCCAGGAGATTGCAATCCTGTCTGAACTGCAGTCTCCGTATGTGACCAAGTATCACGGCTCTTTCTTGAAAGGCTCGTATCTTTGGATTGTCATGGAATATTGCTCAGGTGGCAGCTGCCATGATCTGCTGCGTCCTGGAGCTATCCACGAGGAATACATTGCCATCATACTGCGTGAGCTTCTGAAGGGGCTGGACTACCTCCACAGCGACCACAAGCTTCATCGTGACATCAAAG CGGCGAATGTGCTACTCAGCGCAAGTGGGCAGGTCAAACTTGCTGACTTTGGCGTCTCTGGACAGCTGTCTGCAACGATGACCAAAAAGAATACTTTTGTCGGAACCCCATTCTGGATGGCGCCTGAGGTCATCAAGCAGTCTGGATATGACTACAAGGCAGATATCTGGTCTCTGGGCATTACAGCCATCGAACTCGCTTGCGGAGACCCACCCTATGCGGACATCCATCCGATGAAGGTGTTATTCCTGATTCCCAAAAATCCCCCGCCTAAACTGAATGGCGAATTCTCAAGACCTTTCAAGCAGTTTGTTGAACTCTGTCTACGACGGGACCCCAAGGAACGTCCGTCTGCCAAGGAACTGCTCGAACACCCCTTCATCAAGCGTGCCAAGAGAACGACTTATCTGACCGAGTTGATTGAGCGTGCAGAGCGATGGCAGGCTACCCGACGAGACGTGGATGACGACCAAGAATATCTGGATGATTATGAAGAGCCTGCGCAACAACGTCCtgatgagaatgaagatCTCTGGGACTTTGGGACGGTTCGTCCCGTCGGGAGGGCTGCGAATCTTCCTTTGAAATCACTGAAAGAGGCCGAGACCAACTCCCGTGCTCAAGATGCAGATGACTGGGACTTGGGAGGCAATCCCACCAAATCGGGCCCTTCGACGCCGCAACCAAAGCGCACCACCAACCTTGCCATCAatctctctccatccaagcttcctcttccgcctTCCGccccctcttctccgtcCAAAAATACACATTTCACACAACAAGCCACCTCTCCTCAACCTCCACGAAATGCGCAATCCCCTGTCAAGTCAGCTCACCTTGAGGAAGCGGCCCCCTCAAGGGCCCATCACGGGCAATCCAATCAGTCCAACGTGGGCTATCTCAAAAATCCCGTGACTTCCAAGCCCTCACCAACCGCAGCTGGTATGCGAGCTGCAAGGCCGACTAATCCTCTAAGCACTGCGGCTTCGGAGCCGCCACGCTCTCCAACTAGCCAAGTAAAGAAGAAACCGTCAATCCAGCAACGTCCACTCCCCGATACGCCCCCCAGTCCGGCGCTGACGAGGCATTCATCTCACACTAATGTGCAAAGACCAATGGACggaccatcttctcccaaGCCTGCAACAGGTGGGCTCAAGTCCAAACTTGCAGCAGCCCGAACAGATGAGCGGTCTCCAAGGAAACAAAATCCGTCTCAGGCACAAGATCGAGCCAGACAGCCATCTCATACCACACAGCTCGCTATGGAGAACGAGCAACCAACAGCCTACGGCTCAGTAATTATTCCCGCCCTTCGAGCCGCGATGAACCGACGCGGACGCCAACTGGCTCGGCTCGAGCCCGGAAGAAACCGAAACGACAGGGACATCAACTCGGACGAAGTGCAAGAGTGGGAACGCAGTGTCCAGATCCACCGCGGCATGGAGCAAATGGCCGATAACATTGCGCAGTCATTTGCCAATATTCACCTATGGGACATGGAAGCCCCAGTGTCGATGGGTGGAGGCGTGGACGACGTTCTTGACGTCTTCCTCGAAGAAGTCCTGGTACGACTCCAACCAAACACCCTCTGA
- a CDS encoding General amino-acid permease GAP2, translating into MDEKAYESGSKVPQVAGESLPQYGVSEPTKGSFGQRIIDSFKRDPNARVTTGDHSGADGSGFDAEQAAENTAHSPLQRSLKGRHLQMIAIGGSIGTGLFVGSGSVLAAGGPASVIIAYCLIGVMLYCTVHALGEMAVLFPVAGSFAHYSTRFVDPAWGFAMGWNYALQWLIVLPLEIVAASITIDYWHPGVSNAAWVAIFWVMIVSINMFGVKGYGEAEFVFSLIKVVAVIGFIILGIVLNCGGGPQGGYIGGKYWSNPGAFHNGFKGLCSVFVNAAFAFAGTELVGLAAAETANPRKSLPGAIKQVFWRIALFYIVALTVVGLLVPYNEERLLSGSSSADAKASPFVIAIENAGIKGLPSVMNVVIMIAVLSVGNSSVYGSSRTLAALAEQGQAPRFLAYIDRKGRPLWAIFVASALGLLCFLAASDKQTIAFGWMMAISGLSSIFTWGSVCFAHIRFRRGWKAQGHSLDELAFQSQPGVIGSWIGFIFNCLVLVAQFWVGFAPIGYADMTTAELVKSFFSSYLAAPVVLLFYIPYKFIYKTKFIRAHEMDLSTGRRDLDIQHLIDQERAEQAAWPRWKKIYKIFC; encoded by the exons ATGGATGAGAAGGCTTACGAGTCGGGGTCCAAGGTGCCCCAGGTCGCTGGGGAGTCACTGCCACAGTATGGCGTGTCGGAGCCCACCAAGGGTAGCTTCGGTCAGCGTATCATCGACAGCTTCAAGCGCGATCCTAATGCTCGTGTGACCACCGGAGATCACTCTGGTGCCGATGGCTCCGGATTCGATGCCGAGCAGGCCGCTGAAAACACCGCGCATTCGCCTCTTCAACGCAGCCTGAAGGGTCGTCACTTGCAGATGATTGCCATCGGTGGTTCAATTG GTACTGGTCTCTTCGTCGGTTCTGGATCCGTGTTGGCTGCAGGTGGTCCCGCCTCTGTGATTATCGCCTACTGTCTCATCGGTGTCATGCTCTACTGTACAGTCCACGCTCTGGGTGAGATGGCTGTCTTGTTCCCCGTTGCCGGTTCTTTCGCCCACTATTCCACTCGTTTCGTCGACCCTGCCTGGGGATTCGCCATGGGGTGGAACTATGCGCTCCAGTGGTTGATTGTCTTACCTCTCGAAATTGTCGCCGCCTCGATCACCATCGATTACTGGCACCCTGGCGTGTCGAATGCCGCCTGGGTCGCTATCTTTTGGGTGATGATCGTCTCCATCAACATGTTCGGCGTGAAGGGATATGGTGAAGCCGAGTTTGTCTTCTCGCTCATCAAGGTCGTTGCCGTCATTGGCTTCAT CATCCTCGGAATCGTTCTGAACTGCGGTGGTGGTCCTCAGGGTGGTTATATTGGTGGAAAGTACTGGAGCAACCCAGGCGCATTCCACAATGGCTTCAAGGGTCTCTGCAGTGTCTTTGTCAACGCCGCTTTTGCGTTCGCGGGTACCGAGCTGGTCGGTCTCGCCGCGGCCGAGACTGCTAACCCTCGCAAGTCGCTCCCCGGTGCTATCAAGCAGGTGTTCTGGCGGATCGCTCTCTTCTACATCGTCGCGCTTACCGTCGTCGGTCTCTTGGTTCCCTACAACGAAGAGAGACTCCTGTCTGGTAGCTCCTCCGCCGACGCCAAGGCATCTCCCTTTGTCATCGCCATCGAGAACGCCGGTATCAAGGGCCTGCCCTCCGTCATGAACGTAGTGATCATGATTGCTGTCCTGTCCGTCGGTAACTCCTCCGTCTACGGATCTTCCCGTACCCTGGCCGCTCTCGCCGAGCAGGGCCAAGCACCCCGTTTCCTGGCCTACATTGATCGCAAGGGTCGTCCCCTCTGGGCCATCTTTGTGGCCTCGGCTCTGGGTCTCCTCTGCTTCCTGGCTGCTTCGGACAAGCAGACCATTGCTTTTGGCTGGATGATGGCCATCTCTGGTCTTTCGTCCATCTTCACCTGGGGCTCCGTCTGCTTCGCGCATATCCGTTTCCGCCGTGGCTGGAAGGCCCAGGGCCACAGCTTGGACGAGCTGGCCTTCCAATCCCAACCCGGTGTGATCGGCTCCTGGATtggcttcatcttcaactgTCTGGTGCTGGTCGCTCAGTTCTGGGTTGGATTCGCCCCCATTGGCTACGCCGATATGACCACTGCTGAATTGGTCaagtccttcttctccagctaCCTCGCTGCCCCTGTTGTTTTGCTGTTCTACATTCCGTACAAGTTTATCTACAAGACCAAGTTCATCCGGGCTCACGAGATGGATCTTTCCACTGGTCGTCGTGATCTTGACATCCAGCACTTGATTGATCAAGAGCGTGCGGAGCAGGCCGCCTGGCCCCGCTGGAAGAAGATCTACAAGATCTTTTGCTGA